Proteins from a genomic interval of Candidatus Zixiibacteriota bacterium:
- a CDS encoding VCBS repeat-containing protein produces the protein MKQRFLIVASLTALVWSSLCGQDWCSSRTHYDFGCPTFIGSADLDGDGDEDLFVTSCCSAEFSLTTLFNDGTGAFPNVVTNSFRSGGLGGPGACVLDIDLDGDLDIVVPDHFNNCLKILLNNGAGAFSQSGCIATTLPSSLDSPFEAASADFNGDGYPDVAAVSRTLDKVIIFLNDQAGSLTVAAFISTGDEPFFIQTADLNGDSEADLVVSIAMQDEVSVFLGNGDGTFQSPISSPVGSRPYYFKLADLNSDGLMDVSSGYNTLGSWSVSFGNGDGTFGNPTFYGGFSGFTTHWSGDIDADGDIDIVSAISGLDSMYVWSNDGNGVFTNAGSCWVGDQPFCVTMADFNADGSADAAVANYGVTDPAGVAVFLSPYEAVQTLQVNLDIKPGSCPNPLNTRANGPCARAEDASETEFALEKPKPTHPQPSRAVLPVAILGTENFDVTSIVVSSLTLEGVPALRWGLEDVSSPVVVGAEDCECTESGVDGLLDLTLKFDRSAVIEALGEVYDGDIIPVTVSGTLTDGRPLTATDCVLIISGNGGSNEIVNESSAAILANYPNPFNPTTQISFALPKPAEVNLTIYNILGEKVVTLTEGARVAGVHSVTWDGRDSRGNNVASGVYFYRLDAGEFSATKKMLMMK, from the coding sequence ATGAAGCAAAGATTCTTGATTGTTGCGAGTTTGACGGCGCTGGTCTGGTCGTCTCTTTGCGGCCAAGATTGGTGTAGTTCTCGCACACATTACGACTTCGGCTGTCCCACCTTCATCGGCAGCGCCGATCTTGATGGTGATGGAGACGAGGATCTGTTCGTTACAAGTTGCTGTTCAGCAGAATTCAGTCTGACAACGCTCTTTAACGATGGGACTGGCGCTTTTCCTAATGTCGTTACTAATTCCTTCAGATCAGGCGGTCTCGGTGGACCCGGGGCTTGTGTGCTCGACATCGATCTTGATGGCGACCTTGATATCGTTGTTCCGGATCATTTCAATAATTGTCTCAAGATTCTGCTTAACAACGGCGCGGGAGCATTCTCACAATCGGGGTGCATCGCAACGACCCTTCCGAGCTCCCTTGATAGCCCATTTGAAGCCGCCTCTGCCGACTTCAATGGTGACGGTTATCCCGACGTCGCAGCTGTATCGCGCACTCTTGACAAGGTGATTATCTTCCTGAATGACCAGGCGGGTTCATTGACGGTTGCAGCGTTTATCTCAACGGGCGATGAACCGTTCTTCATTCAAACCGCAGACTTGAACGGTGATTCAGAGGCGGACTTGGTTGTCTCAATTGCCATGCAGGACGAAGTATCGGTGTTCCTTGGCAATGGGGACGGTACTTTTCAATCTCCGATTAGCTCCCCAGTTGGCTCGCGGCCGTATTACTTCAAGCTCGCAGACCTGAACAGCGACGGACTGATGGATGTTTCAAGCGGTTACAACACTTTGGGCTCTTGGTCGGTTTCTTTTGGCAACGGTGACGGGACCTTCGGAAATCCCACATTTTATGGTGGTTTTTCTGGTTTTACAACCCACTGGAGTGGTGACATCGATGCGGACGGCGACATTGACATTGTCTCGGCAATTTCTGGCCTCGACAGCATGTACGTGTGGTCTAATGACGGAAACGGGGTTTTCACGAATGCCGGGAGCTGTTGGGTCGGCGATCAACCATTCTGCGTCACGATGGCAGACTTCAATGCGGATGGATCGGCGGATGCTGCTGTAGCGAATTATGGTGTTACCGACCCTGCCGGAGTCGCAGTCTTCTTGTCCCCCTATGAAGCGGTGCAAACTCTTCAAGTCAATCTCGATATCAAGCCCGGCTCATGTCCTAATCCGCTTAATACGCGGGCAAACGGTCCATGCGCGCGAGCTGAAGACGCAAGTGAAACCGAATTTGCACTTGAGAAGCCGAAACCAACTCACCCGCAACCTTCAAGGGCGGTTTTGCCCGTGGCAATTCTCGGAACAGAAAATTTCGATGTCACAAGTATTGTCGTGTCATCTTTGACTCTTGAAGGTGTGCCTGCACTCCGATGGGGGTTGGAGGACGTCTCTTCTCCGGTTGTTGTCGGTGCAGAAGATTGTGAGTGTACCGAGTCTGGTGTGGATGGTCTGCTCGACCTCACACTCAAATTCGACCGATCTGCGGTTATCGAAGCATTGGGCGAAGTCTACGATGGCGACATCATACCAGTGACTGTCTCCGGCACCTTGACGGACGGACGACCTCTTACGGCGACGGATTGTGTTCTGATCATTTCTGGAAATGGCGGATCCAATGAGATAGTGAATGAATCAAGCGCCGCCATTCTTGCCAACTACCCCAATCCATTCAATCCAACAACTCAGATCAGCTTCGCTTTACCGAAACCTGCAGAAGTCAATCTGACGATCTACAACATCCTCGGCGAGAAGGTCGTGACGCTGACCGAAGGTGCCCGCGTCGCCGGCGTGCATTCGGTCACCTGGGATGGTCGAGACAGCCGCGGCAATAATGTGGCGTCGGGCGTGTACTTCTATCGGCTTGACGCTGGTGAGTTCAGCGCCACCAAGAAGATGCTGATGATGAAGTAG
- a CDS encoding sigma-54-dependent Fis family transcriptional regulator, which translates to MSKPLVLLIDDDSAFVDSLEEVLGNLYDTLRANTIGSALALLREKSVEAILLDIDFGGKLDGLQYLPDIINESALAPVIMLTGNQSTDAAVQATRAGAFDYCTKPIDRTRLLTTLRNAIDKCLANRTKVELINERKQQHPLIGSSEVMKKIRDRIARIAQSEETVLITGETGTGKEVVARQIHYHSRRAGQRFIAVNMAGIPNELMEAELFGYLKGAFTGAFESTSGYFGAAKGGTIFLDEIGLASLAAQSKLLRAVEMKEYTPLKATTPVSADIRIVAATSRNLDSEMKAGRFLPDLYYRLNAFSVHIPALREHKSDAIELFNHFMLLKADELGVSPKQLTPEARIELTEYPWPGNVRDVKHLVEKSLVLSDQDNIDSDELRELVGSNQTRKGPAASSTLAARLRDCEREIISSALAANNFNRTATAASLGIHRVTLQDKLKDLGLEQINR; encoded by the coding sequence ATGAGTAAGCCTCTAGTACTGCTCATAGATGATGATTCTGCGTTCGTTGACTCGCTTGAAGAAGTTCTCGGCAACCTTTACGACACACTCAGGGCTAACACCATCGGAAGTGCCCTTGCTCTCTTGCGTGAGAAGTCCGTAGAGGCTATATTACTCGACATCGATTTTGGGGGAAAACTGGATGGCCTCCAGTACTTGCCGGATATCATCAACGAAAGTGCGCTTGCGCCGGTAATCATGTTGACTGGGAATCAAAGCACCGACGCTGCGGTGCAAGCCACTCGTGCGGGAGCCTTTGACTACTGCACCAAGCCAATCGATCGGACAAGATTGCTCACAACTTTGCGCAACGCAATCGACAAATGTCTAGCCAACCGCACGAAGGTGGAACTGATCAATGAAAGAAAACAACAGCATCCACTGATTGGCTCCTCTGAAGTCATGAAGAAAATACGCGATCGCATTGCTCGAATAGCACAAAGCGAGGAAACTGTACTCATAACCGGTGAAACGGGTACTGGCAAAGAGGTTGTTGCCAGGCAAATCCACTATCATAGCCGGAGAGCTGGCCAGAGGTTCATTGCAGTAAACATGGCGGGAATCCCCAATGAACTGATGGAGGCCGAGCTCTTCGGATACTTGAAAGGAGCTTTTACGGGCGCCTTTGAGTCAACTTCAGGATACTTCGGAGCTGCCAAAGGCGGAACCATTTTTCTGGACGAGATTGGGTTGGCAAGCCTGGCTGCTCAGTCAAAGCTACTTCGGGCGGTAGAAATGAAGGAGTACACCCCCTTAAAGGCAACGACTCCAGTTTCTGCGGATATTCGGATAGTCGCAGCCACGAGCCGCAACCTGGACTCAGAGATGAAGGCCGGCAGGTTTCTCCCCGACCTCTACTATCGACTGAATGCCTTCTCAGTGCATATTCCCGCGCTCCGCGAACACAAGTCTGATGCGATCGAGCTATTCAATCACTTCATGCTCTTGAAAGCAGATGAACTAGGAGTCTCACCCAAGCAACTCACGCCGGAGGCCAGAATAGAATTAACTGAGTATCCTTGGCCGGGTAACGTCAGAGACGTAAAGCATCTCGTGGAAAAGTCGTTGGTGCTCTCCGATCAAGATAATATCGACTCCGACGAACTGCGTGAGCTAGTAGGATCCAATCAGACCCGCAAAGGCCCAGCAGCCTCTTCTACATTGGCCGCGCGATTACGAGATTGTGAACGCGAAATCATTTCAAGTGCCCTGGCTGCAAACAACTTCAATCGAACAGCAACGGCTGCAAGTTTGGGAATCCACCGAGTAACCCTTCAGGACAAGCTAAAGGACCTGGGGCTGGAGCAAATCAACCGGTAG
- a CDS encoding HAMP domain-containing histidine kinase, giving the protein MTRLEGEVFLQSDCDRAYPFDWNGDGNDELLLDSHWQGIRLFDPFLKANLQSNWDKTIYEAGLIDYNCDSIKDAVFYCHRDSTLYVYGIPGGKNAPLTGEELFRMQTEHKGEYAELNSAVLLEAAEDLNLDGITDFLSSFLTYQFNKGPRKVVLYDGEKRNVQWEFCLGPGPQHFSVANTRLDSSKIVLFVGQAYDNGRCCQVLCDSSCYLFGINSMGGPAFAPVWLGDSLTYADYRMVPFGLSADPEIVLASYTLGGDSCEFPLVILNAITGRVVRTFSGKLGFSSLELLSADSISAPRILACRSDGVVQLLDYRLELLREDVVPSRKIKKICSPVDFDDDGNDDIPLILESGGLLILNDRFDSVYFYQAGVPLSDIVRINSRETSRLLYLVNSNVKMQAVISVSRVGIPFTELVPPAAQVAVFGFSLSALLAIFIAGRRRRQSNAFLSSIFEDSSRMILGVDGQGRIFRSNGSANQFFAITTKDTNHDFGTVMAKKGFDALAEQLAKIPSVATELTGYELQVNTNGSPRDYWIQMKRILFGSLKFESRTIVSIQDITDRKQFDRYETLSNFSEQMVHDIRKPLSPILLRLQELEAQLTDGRLPAEDIRSRFIRPTLDQIQLLSGYVTRLWDAFRARESERERLDLKALLRFVVKARASLAAPATNIELSVADNLPPVSGRFDDICRVISELIDNALDALRASTQGEIVVEASCTHHKRPSVIIVVSDNGPGIDESIKERIFDLNVSSKESSHHGLGLFIVRKIVLEHGGAISVESSGKFGTRFVVTLPGMEEDSCDE; this is encoded by the coding sequence TTGACTAGGCTCGAGGGCGAGGTCTTTCTGCAATCAGACTGCGACCGAGCTTATCCATTTGATTGGAATGGAGATGGCAACGACGAGCTGCTGCTTGACAGTCACTGGCAGGGCATACGTCTCTTTGATCCATTTCTCAAGGCAAATCTGCAGTCAAATTGGGACAAGACAATCTACGAGGCTGGCTTGATAGATTACAATTGTGACTCTATCAAGGACGCGGTGTTCTATTGCCACAGAGATTCCACCCTTTACGTCTATGGAATTCCCGGAGGCAAGAATGCTCCACTGACAGGGGAAGAGCTATTTCGGATGCAGACAGAACACAAAGGGGAGTACGCGGAACTCAACTCGGCAGTTCTTCTGGAAGCCGCTGAAGACTTGAATCTCGATGGGATCACTGACTTCCTGAGCAGTTTTTTAACTTATCAATTCAACAAGGGGCCGCGCAAAGTAGTTCTGTATGACGGGGAAAAAAGGAATGTCCAGTGGGAGTTCTGCCTCGGCCCCGGACCACAACACTTCTCAGTTGCCAACACAAGATTAGACTCCTCCAAAATAGTGTTGTTTGTGGGTCAGGCATACGACAATGGTCGCTGCTGTCAAGTTCTCTGCGATTCAAGTTGCTATCTATTCGGGATCAACTCCATGGGAGGGCCTGCCTTTGCACCTGTGTGGCTAGGTGATTCCCTCACCTACGCCGACTATCGCATGGTGCCATTTGGGCTATCTGCAGATCCGGAAATCGTGCTCGCCTCGTACACACTTGGGGGAGATAGCTGCGAATTCCCTCTCGTAATCCTCAATGCGATCACAGGAAGAGTGGTGCGAACTTTCTCTGGAAAGCTAGGCTTCAGTTCACTTGAACTTCTGTCGGCCGATAGCATCTCAGCACCCCGGATCCTTGCATGCCGGAGCGACGGCGTTGTACAGCTCTTGGATTATCGGCTCGAACTTCTGCGGGAAGACGTGGTCCCTTCGCGCAAAATCAAGAAAATCTGCAGTCCAGTGGATTTTGATGATGACGGCAATGATGACATTCCCCTGATACTGGAATCCGGTGGATTACTGATCCTGAACGACCGATTTGACAGCGTCTACTTCTACCAGGCAGGTGTACCATTGTCAGATATCGTAAGGATCAACTCGCGTGAGACATCGAGGCTGCTATACCTCGTCAACTCGAACGTGAAGATGCAGGCAGTCATTTCAGTAAGCAGAGTGGGAATTCCCTTTACCGAACTCGTTCCTCCGGCGGCCCAAGTGGCGGTTTTCGGATTCAGCCTAAGTGCTCTCTTGGCAATCTTCATTGCTGGTCGCCGTCGAAGACAGAGTAATGCATTTCTGAGCTCTATCTTTGAAGACTCCAGCAGAATGATCCTTGGTGTAGACGGACAAGGCCGAATATTCCGGTCAAACGGATCTGCCAATCAGTTCTTCGCAATCACGACCAAAGACACGAATCACGATTTTGGCACTGTGATGGCGAAGAAAGGATTTGACGCGCTAGCTGAACAACTTGCCAAGATCCCTTCGGTGGCAACCGAACTCACAGGATACGAACTTCAGGTAAATACAAACGGAAGTCCGCGAGACTACTGGATTCAGATGAAACGCATTCTCTTCGGCAGTCTTAAGTTTGAATCACGAACGATCGTCTCCATACAAGACATAACTGATCGCAAGCAATTCGATCGCTACGAGACGCTATCCAACTTTTCCGAACAAATGGTTCATGACATCCGCAAACCACTTTCGCCAATCCTATTGAGGCTGCAAGAGCTAGAAGCTCAATTGACAGATGGAAGGCTGCCAGCAGAAGACATTCGCTCGCGATTTATTCGACCAACACTTGATCAAATTCAACTGCTGTCAGGCTATGTTACGAGACTCTGGGACGCCTTCCGAGCCAGGGAGTCGGAACGTGAACGACTTGACTTAAAGGCGCTCCTACGGTTTGTGGTCAAAGCGAGAGCTTCACTGGCCGCGCCTGCTACCAATATCGAATTGTCGGTTGCCGACAATCTGCCTCCGGTATCGGGAAGGTTCGACGATATCTGTCGCGTTATCAGTGAGTTAATTGACAACGCGCTCGATGCGCTCAGGGCATCGACCCAGGGTGAGATAGTTGTTGAGGCCTCTTGCACTCACCACAAGCGTCCCTCAGTCATTATCGTGGTCTCGGACAACGGCCCAGGCATTGATGAATCGATCAAAGAAAGGATCTTTGATCTGAACGTATCATCAAAGGAATCGTCGCACCATGGCCTCGGTCTCTTCATCGTTAGAAAGATTGTCCTTGAGCATGGGGGGGCGATTAGCGTCGAAAGCTCCGGAAAGTTTGGCACGCGATTTGTTGTGACCTTACCTGGAATGGAGGAGGATTCTTGCGATGAGTAA